From the genome of Candidatus Defluviilinea proxima:
CCATGCACAGGAACCAAGATTCTTGACCTTCCATGTTTTGGTGAAAGTTTGTCCTGGTGTCATGGGCGTATTGTCCGGGATGGATACGTCACTGACGAATCGAAGTTGATAGCAAGAGGCTGTTGGTGGTACCACTACCTGTGTGTTGGCAGGCAATGTAATGGCGGCGCTGGTTGCCACCGGTGCAAATGTCGGTTGCGTTGTCGGTGTAGAGAAAGGTGTCTGGGTGGGTGCGGCAAGTGCGGTTTGAGTCAGAACCGCAGAGAAAGTCTCTACTGCTTGTGTTTGGATTTGTTCCGGGCTCAAAGTTGGTGTGGCGTCCGCATCGCTTCCTCCGCAGGCTGTCAGAATTAAGATACTCGCGAGCAGGACATAGATCACTTTTTGTTTCATATATACTCCTTTTCAACAGGCCAATACTTATACGGCCTCATCCCGTTGTTAACGGATAATGGCGTCTTAAAGTTCCTGCTATAATCTGCCCGATGATCTATTTCGACTATTCCGCTACAACACCAGTGGATTCACGCGTACTTGACGCGATGACTCCCTACTTTTCGGCCTCTTTTGGCAATCCCTCGTCTGTTCACCGTTTCGGACAGATCGCCGAGTCTGCGATCGATTCCGCACGCGAGACGGTGGCACGCATCCTCAATTGCCGTCCCGATGAAATTATTTTTACTTCGTGTGGTTCTGAGTCGGATAACCTTGCTATTCGTGGCGCAGCCTATGCCATGCGCGAAAAGACTGGTGCAAAGCAGATCCTCGCCTCGCGCACAGAACACCCTGCGATCACCAAAACATTGTTACATCTTGAAAAATACGAGGGCTTTCTCATCGAATGGCTGGACGTGAACGAACAAGGCATGGTCACGCCTGAAGTTGTGGCGAAGGCGATCTCTAACAACACTGCAGTTGTCTCTGTGATGTATGCGAACAATGAAATCGGCACGATCAACCCGATCAAAGAAATTGCTGCAATCTGTCATGCGAAGAACGTTCTCTTTCACACGGATGCTGTGCAAGCTGCGGCCTATCTGCATGTGGATGTGAACAAACTTGGCGTGGATATGATGTCGCTTGGTGCGCACAAGTTCTACGGGCCGAAAGGCGTCGGTGCGTTATACGTCCGAAAAGGGACGCCGCTCATCTCGACACTGACAGGTGGCGGGCAGGAATTCAGTCTGCGGGCTGGGACTCAGAACGTGCCTTATATCGTTGGCTTTGCAGAAGCACTGCGACTGACTTACGAAGAACGCGAACGGCGTGTGGAACACGTCCGCCCCTTGCGAGACAAGATCATCGGAACTGTCCTTGAAACAATCCCCGATTCGCGTTTGACCGGCGATATGGAATCTCGTTTACCGCAACATGCCAGTTTTGCCTTCAAAGATGTAGATGGTAACTTGTTGCTCACATTGCTCGATGCAGCGGGTTTTGCCTGCTCATCAGGTTCTGCTTGTAAAACAGGTAATCCCGAACCGAGCGAAGTGATGAATGCCATCGGCTTATCGCGTGATTGGGGACTTGGGTCCCTGCGTGTGACATTGGGCACTCATACGACATCTTCTGATATCGAATCGTTTTTGAAAGCTCTGCCCGAATTGGTTCAAAAAGCCCGTAAATTGAATAAAGCCTAAAATGGAAAAAGTTGTCGTTGCCATGTCTGGAGGAGTAGATTCCTCTGTTGCCGCGGCCTTGCTCAAAGAGCAGGGCTATGATGTTATTGGCATGATGATGCGCTTGTGGAGCGAGCCCGGCAAGGAAGAATCCAACCGCTGTTGTACTCCGGATTCCATGGCACAGGCAAGGCGTGTTGCGGCCATTCTCGACATTCCGTTTTATGTCATTGATGCGAAAGATGTCTTCCGTGAGACGGTCGTTGAATATTTTCTTGAGGGATACGCGCGCGGCGAGACGCCGAATCCGTGCTTGATCTGTAATCGCAAGATCCGCTGGACGTTCTTGCTCGATCATGCTTTAGCCCTTGGCGCGGACTTTATGGCAACGGGGCATTATGTACGAAGGACGCAAGCAGAAGACGGAAAGATAAATTTATTGCGGGCGATTGACCGTTCCAAAGATCAATCCTATGTTTTGCATGTTTTGAACCAAGAGAAGTTGAAGCATGCTTTATTTCCTGTTGGTGATTATCCCAAGACCGAGAT
Proteins encoded in this window:
- a CDS encoding cysteine desulfurase, encoding MIYFDYSATTPVDSRVLDAMTPYFSASFGNPSSVHRFGQIAESAIDSARETVARILNCRPDEIIFTSCGSESDNLAIRGAAYAMREKTGAKQILASRTEHPAITKTLLHLEKYEGFLIEWLDVNEQGMVTPEVVAKAISNNTAVVSVMYANNEIGTINPIKEIAAICHAKNVLFHTDAVQAAAYLHVDVNKLGVDMMSLGAHKFYGPKGVGALYVRKGTPLISTLTGGGQEFSLRAGTQNVPYIVGFAEALRLTYEERERRVEHVRPLRDKIIGTVLETIPDSRLTGDMESRLPQHASFAFKDVDGNLLLTLLDAAGFACSSGSACKTGNPEPSEVMNAIGLSRDWGLGSLRVTLGTHTTSSDIESFLKALPELVQKARKLNKA